A single window of Diachasmimorpha longicaudata isolate KC_UGA_2023 chromosome 12, iyDiaLong2, whole genome shotgun sequence DNA harbors:
- the LOC135168100 gene encoding neprilysin-2-like isoform X1, producing MQQSETKIFVRSNRQSTLKHGPMVGVVFPVFLFLTSMIPVGEMVPVLNMLKDSNGTDNICTTAVCHHIADEVKRKMDPTVQPCDDFYKFACGGFLRNTLIPSDRGEVTMFSALSDKVLDQLRNSFEQLSPLTERKPFKLVQDFYNVCMNATNCERQPIETLRKDLLKLGEWPLLIPNKWVDQEFKWFHVNFRFMLQGHKESPFLSFDKDEVSGLYKLSINHKHLSTKQSFKEKPMHALNFMVDLLVNLEVERDVAVQELTSAIEFMEHLNTISQDKNCHSADLYKNLTLNKLENEIPGIPWKWFLFIKNGAGIELNDNQVVMIPNCTTAILDLIEKTPNKILANYAMLIAMDTLAKMENEKIYAFPQWKRCVKIVSNYLPVGVEALYVKHHFLEENKENVAEMVQYIKHQLMQIPQTADWIENDSTRNQLLQKLALLSVKIGYREEQINDTMLDEYYENLEISQKNYLQARWNIILFYRGKKNFDSSSWDENQRLTAVQAFYKFVHNTIEVSAAILQSPFVNNDRPKYMNYGAIGSIIGHEMIHHLAKQISFDNETDLVDWSSSAKEKLLSKSQCIINQYGTYSVEGLRLNLNGSNTHQENTADNGGTKLAYLAYKDWSSRNQQELMLPGLFYTPQQMFWISLAQTWCSVHQPETLKQHINNDIHSPSEFRVLGPLSNSLEFFEDFQCPVGSKMNPKEKCVIW from the exons ATGCAACAGTCTGAGACAAA AATTTTTGTGAGATCGAATCGTCAGTCGACCTTGAAACATGGACCAATGGTTGGAGTGGTGTttcctgtttttttattcctaaCCTCGATGATACCTGTTGGCGAAATGGTACCAGTACTGAATATGTTGAAGGATTCTAATGGGACAGACAACATCTGCACCACTGCAGTATGTCATCATATAG CTGACGAAGTAAAAAGGAAAATGGACCCAACCGTTCAGCCTTGTGACGACTTCTACAAATTCGCCTGCGGTGGATTTTTAAGGAATACTTTGATCCCAAGTGATCGAGGTGAGGTGACCATGTTCTCTGCCCTCAGTGATAAAGTTCTGGATCAGTTGAGGAATAGTTTCGAGCAGCTCAGCCCTTTGACGGAACGCAAACCATTCAAGCTTGTTCAGGACTTCTACAATGTTTGTATGAATGCGA CGAATTGTGAACGACAACCCATTGAAACACTCCGCAAGGACCTGCTGAAGTTGGGAGAATGGCCACTACTAATTCCCAATAAGTGGGTTGACCAAGAATTCAAGTGGTTCCATGTAAACTTCAGGTTCATGTTGCAGGGACATAAAGAGAGTCCTTTCCTATCCTTCGACAAGGATGAAGTGTCAGGCCTCTATAAACTATCAATTAATCAC AAACATTTGTCTACAAAGCAGAGCTTTAAGGAAAAACCAATGCACGCTTTAAATTTCATGGTGGATCTACTCGTAAATCTCGAAGTTGAACGGGACGTTGCCGTCCAGGAACTCACCAGCGCTATTGAATTTATGGAACATTTAAATACG ATATCACAAGATAAAAATTGTCACAGCGCAGATCTCTACAAAAACCTGACGTTGAACAAACTGGAGAATGAAATTCCTGGAATTCCCTGGAAATGGTTTCTCTTTATCAAAAATGGGGCTGGCATTGAACTAAACGATAATCAAGTCGTCATGATCCCTAACTGCACCACAGCGATCTTGGACCTGATTGAAAAAACACCGAATAAAATCCTGGCCAATTATGCTATGCTGATAGCAATGGACACGTTGGCGAAAAtggaaaacgagaaaatctatGCATTTCCTCAGTGGAAGAGATGTGTCAAAATTGTTTCCAATTATTTACCTGTAGGGGTTGAAGCTCTTTATGTTAAACACCACTTTCTCGAGGAAAATAAGGAAAATGTTGCGGAAATGGTGCAGTACATCAAGCATCAATTGATGCAGATTCCCCAAACGGCCGATTGGATTGAGAACGATTCTACGAGAAACCAGCTGCTTCAGAAACTCGCACTTTTGAGCGTGAAAATTGGTTATCGTGAGGAACAAATCAACGATACAATGCTCGATGAATATTacgaaaatttggaaattagtCAGAAGAATTATTTACAGGCGAGGTggaatataatattattttatcgtGGGAAGAAGAACTTTGACAGTTCCTCCTGGGACGAAAATCAGCGATTAACTGCGGTTCAGGCATTTTATAAGTTTGTCCATAATACGATAG AGGTCTCAGCTGCGATTCTTCAGTCTCCCTTCGTCAACAATGATCGTCCAAAGTACATGAACTATGGTGCCATTGGCAGCATCATTGGGCACGAGATGATTCATCACCTGGCGAAACAGATATCGTTCGATAACGAAACTGATCTGGTTGATTGGTCGTCATCAgcgaaggaaaaattattgtcaaaaTCTCAATGTATCATTAATCAATATGGAACCTATTCAGTGGAAGGGCTCAGGCTGAAT CTAAACGGGTCGAATACTCATCAAGAAAATACAGCTGATAATGGTGGGACAAAATTAGCGTATCTCGCTTACAAAGATTGGTCCTCACGTAATCAGCAGGAGTTAATGCTCCCAGGGCTCTTCTACACTCCACAACAAATGTTCTGGATAAGTTTAGCCCAAACATGGTGCAGTGTTCACCAGCCTGAGACCCTCAAGCAACACATCAATAATGATATTCACAGTCCCAGCGAATTTCGTGTCCTGGGACCACTATCGAATTCCCTCGAATTTTTCGAGGACTTCCAATGTCCTGTGGGCTCTAAAATGAATCCAAAGGAGAAATGTGTGATCTGGTAa
- the LOC135168100 gene encoding neprilysin-2-like isoform X2, producing the protein MQQSETKIFVRSNRQSTLKHGPMVGVVFPVFLFLTSMIPVGEMVPVLNMLKDSNGTDNICTTAVCHHIADEVKRKMDPTVQPCDDFYKFACGGFLRNTLIPSDRGEVTMFSALSDKVLDQLRNSFEQLSPLTERKPFKLVQDFYNVCMNATNCERQPIETLRKDLLKLGEWPLLIPNKWVDQEFKWFHVNFRFMLQGHKESPFLSFDKDEVSGLYKLSINHKHLSTKQSFKEKPMHALNFMVDLLVNLEVERDVAVQELTSAIEFMEHLNTISQDKNCHSADLYKNLTLNKLENEIPGIPWKWFLFIKNGAGIELNDNQVVMIPNCTTAILDLIEKTPNKILANYAMLIAMDTLAKMENEKIYAFPQWKRCVKIVSNYLPVGVEALYVKHHFLEENKENVAEMVQYIKHQLMQIPQTADWIENDSTRNQLLQKLALLSVKIGYREEQINDTMLDEYYENLEISQKNYLQARWNIILFYRGKKNFDSSSWDENQRLTAVQAFYKFVHNTIEVSAAILQSPFVNNDRPKYMNYGAIGSIIGHEMIHHLAKQISFDNETDLVDWSSSAKEKLLSKSQCIINQYGTYSVEGLRLNLNGSNTHQENTADNGGTKLAYLAYKDWSSRNQQELMLPGLFYTPQQMFWISLAQTWCSVHQPETLKQHINNDIHSPSEFRVLGPLSNSLEFFEDFQCPVGSKMNPKEKCVI; encoded by the exons ATGCAACAGTCTGAGACAAA AATTTTTGTGAGATCGAATCGTCAGTCGACCTTGAAACATGGACCAATGGTTGGAGTGGTGTttcctgtttttttattcctaaCCTCGATGATACCTGTTGGCGAAATGGTACCAGTACTGAATATGTTGAAGGATTCTAATGGGACAGACAACATCTGCACCACTGCAGTATGTCATCATATAG CTGACGAAGTAAAAAGGAAAATGGACCCAACCGTTCAGCCTTGTGACGACTTCTACAAATTCGCCTGCGGTGGATTTTTAAGGAATACTTTGATCCCAAGTGATCGAGGTGAGGTGACCATGTTCTCTGCCCTCAGTGATAAAGTTCTGGATCAGTTGAGGAATAGTTTCGAGCAGCTCAGCCCTTTGACGGAACGCAAACCATTCAAGCTTGTTCAGGACTTCTACAATGTTTGTATGAATGCGA CGAATTGTGAACGACAACCCATTGAAACACTCCGCAAGGACCTGCTGAAGTTGGGAGAATGGCCACTACTAATTCCCAATAAGTGGGTTGACCAAGAATTCAAGTGGTTCCATGTAAACTTCAGGTTCATGTTGCAGGGACATAAAGAGAGTCCTTTCCTATCCTTCGACAAGGATGAAGTGTCAGGCCTCTATAAACTATCAATTAATCAC AAACATTTGTCTACAAAGCAGAGCTTTAAGGAAAAACCAATGCACGCTTTAAATTTCATGGTGGATCTACTCGTAAATCTCGAAGTTGAACGGGACGTTGCCGTCCAGGAACTCACCAGCGCTATTGAATTTATGGAACATTTAAATACG ATATCACAAGATAAAAATTGTCACAGCGCAGATCTCTACAAAAACCTGACGTTGAACAAACTGGAGAATGAAATTCCTGGAATTCCCTGGAAATGGTTTCTCTTTATCAAAAATGGGGCTGGCATTGAACTAAACGATAATCAAGTCGTCATGATCCCTAACTGCACCACAGCGATCTTGGACCTGATTGAAAAAACACCGAATAAAATCCTGGCCAATTATGCTATGCTGATAGCAATGGACACGTTGGCGAAAAtggaaaacgagaaaatctatGCATTTCCTCAGTGGAAGAGATGTGTCAAAATTGTTTCCAATTATTTACCTGTAGGGGTTGAAGCTCTTTATGTTAAACACCACTTTCTCGAGGAAAATAAGGAAAATGTTGCGGAAATGGTGCAGTACATCAAGCATCAATTGATGCAGATTCCCCAAACGGCCGATTGGATTGAGAACGATTCTACGAGAAACCAGCTGCTTCAGAAACTCGCACTTTTGAGCGTGAAAATTGGTTATCGTGAGGAACAAATCAACGATACAATGCTCGATGAATATTacgaaaatttggaaattagtCAGAAGAATTATTTACAGGCGAGGTggaatataatattattttatcgtGGGAAGAAGAACTTTGACAGTTCCTCCTGGGACGAAAATCAGCGATTAACTGCGGTTCAGGCATTTTATAAGTTTGTCCATAATACGATAG AGGTCTCAGCTGCGATTCTTCAGTCTCCCTTCGTCAACAATGATCGTCCAAAGTACATGAACTATGGTGCCATTGGCAGCATCATTGGGCACGAGATGATTCATCACCTGGCGAAACAGATATCGTTCGATAACGAAACTGATCTGGTTGATTGGTCGTCATCAgcgaaggaaaaattattgtcaaaaTCTCAATGTATCATTAATCAATATGGAACCTATTCAGTGGAAGGGCTCAGGCTGAAT CTAAACGGGTCGAATACTCATCAAGAAAATACAGCTGATAATGGTGGGACAAAATTAGCGTATCTCGCTTACAAAGATTGGTCCTCACGTAATCAGCAGGAGTTAATGCTCCCAGGGCTCTTCTACACTCCACAACAAATGTTCTGGATAAGTTTAGCCCAAACATGGTGCAGTGTTCACCAGCCTGAGACCCTCAAGCAACACATCAATAATGATATTCACAGTCCCAGCGAATTTCGTGTCCTGGGACCACTATCGAATTCCCTCGAATTTTTCGAGGACTTCCAATGTCCTGTGGGCTCTAAAATGAATCCAAAGGAGAAATGTGTGATCTG A
- the LOC135168100 gene encoding neprilysin-2-like isoform X3: protein MVGVVFPVFLFLTSMIPVGEMVPVLNMLKDSNGTDNICTTAVCHHIADEVKRKMDPTVQPCDDFYKFACGGFLRNTLIPSDRGEVTMFSALSDKVLDQLRNSFEQLSPLTERKPFKLVQDFYNVCMNATNCERQPIETLRKDLLKLGEWPLLIPNKWVDQEFKWFHVNFRFMLQGHKESPFLSFDKDEVSGLYKLSINHKHLSTKQSFKEKPMHALNFMVDLLVNLEVERDVAVQELTSAIEFMEHLNTISQDKNCHSADLYKNLTLNKLENEIPGIPWKWFLFIKNGAGIELNDNQVVMIPNCTTAILDLIEKTPNKILANYAMLIAMDTLAKMENEKIYAFPQWKRCVKIVSNYLPVGVEALYVKHHFLEENKENVAEMVQYIKHQLMQIPQTADWIENDSTRNQLLQKLALLSVKIGYREEQINDTMLDEYYENLEISQKNYLQARWNIILFYRGKKNFDSSSWDENQRLTAVQAFYKFVHNTIEVSAAILQSPFVNNDRPKYMNYGAIGSIIGHEMIHHLAKQISFDNETDLVDWSSSAKEKLLSKSQCIINQYGTYSVEGLRLNLNGSNTHQENTADNGGTKLAYLAYKDWSSRNQQELMLPGLFYTPQQMFWISLAQTWCSVHQPETLKQHINNDIHSPSEFRVLGPLSNSLEFFEDFQCPVGSKMNPKEKCVIW from the exons ATGGTTGGAGTGGTGTttcctgtttttttattcctaaCCTCGATGATACCTGTTGGCGAAATGGTACCAGTACTGAATATGTTGAAGGATTCTAATGGGACAGACAACATCTGCACCACTGCAGTATGTCATCATATAG CTGACGAAGTAAAAAGGAAAATGGACCCAACCGTTCAGCCTTGTGACGACTTCTACAAATTCGCCTGCGGTGGATTTTTAAGGAATACTTTGATCCCAAGTGATCGAGGTGAGGTGACCATGTTCTCTGCCCTCAGTGATAAAGTTCTGGATCAGTTGAGGAATAGTTTCGAGCAGCTCAGCCCTTTGACGGAACGCAAACCATTCAAGCTTGTTCAGGACTTCTACAATGTTTGTATGAATGCGA CGAATTGTGAACGACAACCCATTGAAACACTCCGCAAGGACCTGCTGAAGTTGGGAGAATGGCCACTACTAATTCCCAATAAGTGGGTTGACCAAGAATTCAAGTGGTTCCATGTAAACTTCAGGTTCATGTTGCAGGGACATAAAGAGAGTCCTTTCCTATCCTTCGACAAGGATGAAGTGTCAGGCCTCTATAAACTATCAATTAATCAC AAACATTTGTCTACAAAGCAGAGCTTTAAGGAAAAACCAATGCACGCTTTAAATTTCATGGTGGATCTACTCGTAAATCTCGAAGTTGAACGGGACGTTGCCGTCCAGGAACTCACCAGCGCTATTGAATTTATGGAACATTTAAATACG ATATCACAAGATAAAAATTGTCACAGCGCAGATCTCTACAAAAACCTGACGTTGAACAAACTGGAGAATGAAATTCCTGGAATTCCCTGGAAATGGTTTCTCTTTATCAAAAATGGGGCTGGCATTGAACTAAACGATAATCAAGTCGTCATGATCCCTAACTGCACCACAGCGATCTTGGACCTGATTGAAAAAACACCGAATAAAATCCTGGCCAATTATGCTATGCTGATAGCAATGGACACGTTGGCGAAAAtggaaaacgagaaaatctatGCATTTCCTCAGTGGAAGAGATGTGTCAAAATTGTTTCCAATTATTTACCTGTAGGGGTTGAAGCTCTTTATGTTAAACACCACTTTCTCGAGGAAAATAAGGAAAATGTTGCGGAAATGGTGCAGTACATCAAGCATCAATTGATGCAGATTCCCCAAACGGCCGATTGGATTGAGAACGATTCTACGAGAAACCAGCTGCTTCAGAAACTCGCACTTTTGAGCGTGAAAATTGGTTATCGTGAGGAACAAATCAACGATACAATGCTCGATGAATATTacgaaaatttggaaattagtCAGAAGAATTATTTACAGGCGAGGTggaatataatattattttatcgtGGGAAGAAGAACTTTGACAGTTCCTCCTGGGACGAAAATCAGCGATTAACTGCGGTTCAGGCATTTTATAAGTTTGTCCATAATACGATAG AGGTCTCAGCTGCGATTCTTCAGTCTCCCTTCGTCAACAATGATCGTCCAAAGTACATGAACTATGGTGCCATTGGCAGCATCATTGGGCACGAGATGATTCATCACCTGGCGAAACAGATATCGTTCGATAACGAAACTGATCTGGTTGATTGGTCGTCATCAgcgaaggaaaaattattgtcaaaaTCTCAATGTATCATTAATCAATATGGAACCTATTCAGTGGAAGGGCTCAGGCTGAAT CTAAACGGGTCGAATACTCATCAAGAAAATACAGCTGATAATGGTGGGACAAAATTAGCGTATCTCGCTTACAAAGATTGGTCCTCACGTAATCAGCAGGAGTTAATGCTCCCAGGGCTCTTCTACACTCCACAACAAATGTTCTGGATAAGTTTAGCCCAAACATGGTGCAGTGTTCACCAGCCTGAGACCCTCAAGCAACACATCAATAATGATATTCACAGTCCCAGCGAATTTCGTGTCCTGGGACCACTATCGAATTCCCTCGAATTTTTCGAGGACTTCCAATGTCCTGTGGGCTCTAAAATGAATCCAAAGGAGAAATGTGTGATCTGGTAa
- the LOC135168105 gene encoding ras-related protein Rab-30-like, which yields MEDYKFLFKVVLVGNAGVGKTCLVRRFTQGLFPPGQGATIGVDFMIKTVEVENEKVKLQIWDTAGQERFRSITHSYYRSAHALILVYDISCQPTFDCLPDWLREIEEYANNKVLRILVGNKIDREDREIPTHVGEDFAQRHGMYFLETSAKEAENVERLFLEIAAELMEQARSKELPRYETNATSINGKTTSIGDSGTCSCSRFS from the exons ATGGaggattataaatttttgtttaaagtCGTTCTTGTCGGCAATGCCGGCGTTGGAAAGACGTGTCTCGTTCGTAGATTTACACag GGTTTATTTCCTCCGGGACAGGGAGCTACGATAGGAGTAGATTTTATGATCAAAACTGTGGAGGTCGAGAATGAAAAAGTGAAG CTGCAAATATGGGACACTGCGGGCCAGGAAAGATTTCGATCGATCACCCACAGTTACTACAGATCAGCTCATGCATTAATCCTCGTGTACGATATTTCTTGTCAACCAACATTTGATTGTTTACCGGATTGGTTGAGAGAAATTGAAGAGTACGCTAATAACAAAGTTTTAAGGATATTGGTTG gaaataaaattgatagagAGGACAGAGAAATTCCGACTCACGTTGGAGAGGATTTTGCTCAACGACATGGAATGTATTTCCTTGAAACTTCAGCAAAAGAAGCTGAAAACGTTGAGAGATTGTTTCTGGAGATTGCTGCGGAATTAATGGAG cAAGCACGAAGCAAGGAATTACCTCGATACGAGACAAACGCAACGTCAATAAATGGAAAGACAACGTCAATTGGAGACAGCGGTACCTGCAGCTGCAGTCGATTTTCCTAA
- the LOC135168103 gene encoding spermatogenesis-associated protein 6: protein MAAKGFCVKIDFDLQAITCPGVWLCPNGTVALRINAFNSHIQSRKTTPIFPLLFNDKFLFRKIFPGVCSLSDLQCCLENEFIYAELIQWPSVGCKGVILGTFETNLVDLLYPVPCFKGLLSGTDVDLLMECSKYFPGIIAPKIEISTRTVIEEVVGIRDSDIAGSHVINPKLINSKGRPCVHRKKPPVGIVRQRKVCHSQGRPKSPSTRCQHHHHHYCLTDSLLVSSRTKKSESHVNQCYQNTNKSSKSLSPGPCRRVLESSALHHRYHDLDDCSVCVKYRTLFPKKSNHENICQGDSDTRKEAIYGVCDVSNCTEHASSKSTSSLLQRMRNLQRCSR from the exons ATGGCAGCAAAAGGATTCTGTGTAAAAATAGATTTCGATTTGCAAGCA ATAACGTGTCCTGGAGTCTGGCTCTGTCCAAATGGCACAGTAGCCCTTCGTATCAACGCCTTCAACTCCCACATTCAGTCCCGGAAGACAACTCCAATATTTCCCCTTCTGTTTAACGATAAATTTttgttcagaaaaatattcccagGTGTGTGCAGTCTCAGTGATCTCCAATGTTGTTTggagaatgaatttatttatgctGAGTTGATTCAGTGGCCATCGGTGGGATGTAAGGGCGTGATTTTGGGTACCTTTGAGACTAATCTGGTGGACCTACTGTATCCGGTTCCTTGTTTCAAGGGCCTGTTGTCCGGGACTGATGTGGATCTCTTAATGGAATGCAGTAAATATTTTCCG GGCATCATAGCtccaaaaatcgaaatttccaCGAGAACTGTGATCGAGGAAGTCGTGGGAATTCGCGATTCGGATATCGCTGGATCACATGTCATAAACCCAAAGTTAATTAACTCAAAG GGACGTCCTTGTGTTCATCGAAAAAAACCACCAGTGGGTATAGTACGACAGAGAAAGGTGTGTCACAGCCAGGGAAGACCAAAGTCTCCATCGACccg CTGCCagcatcaccatcaccactaCTGCCTCACCGACTCCCTGCTCGTCTCCTCGAGgactaaaaaatcggaaagtcATGTGAACCAGTGCTACCAGAATACGAACAAGTCATCGAAGTCTTTGAGTCCAGGTCCTTGTCGAAGAGTTCTCGAATCCTCTGCTCTTCATCATCGATACCATGATCTTGACGACTGTTCTGTCTGTGTCAAGTACAGAACGCTGTTCCCAAAGAAATCGAATCATGAGAATATCTGTCAGGGCGACTCCGATACTCGTAAAGAAGCTATTTACGGTGTTTGTGATGTTTCCAACTGCACTGAACACGCCTCGTCAAAATCAACTTCTTCTTT acTCCAGAGAATGAGGAATCTTCAGAGATGTTCCAGATGA
- the LOC135168104 gene encoding zinc transporter ZIP9, with protein sequence MEETAVLWMLAVVMLVGSYLAGSLPLVMNLSEDKLQLVSVLGAGLLVGTALAVIIPEGIRALFSEATSPAGQHSHDEHSDSHSLIGISLVLGFVFMLLVDQCSNRRSGGKEKSMTATLGLVVHAAADGVALGAAATTSQADVEVIVFLAIMLHKAPAAFGLVSFLLHEGVDKKRISRHLLVFSLSAPCLALITYFGIGKEGKETLSNVNATGLAMLFSAGTFLYVATVHVLPELMTRNNNAYSHLPTAEGVPVPSSGLKFKEIVALVVGSLLPALLTTGHHH encoded by the exons ATGGAGGAAACTGCTGTCCTTTGGATGCTAGCGGTGGTGATGCTGGTGGGATCGTATCTTGCTGGCTCCCTGCCACTTGTTATGAACCTCTCCGAG GATAAACTGCAGTTAGTTTCGGTTCTTGGGGCTGGCCTTCTAGTGGGTACCGCCCTGGCTGTGATCATCCCGGAGGGAATTAGGGCACTCTTCAGTGAGGCTACTAGCCCTGCAGGCCAACATTCACATGATGAGCACA GTGATTCTCACAGTCTCATTGGAATCAGTCTCGTCCTGGGCTTTGTTTTCATGCTCCTCGTGGATCAGTGCTCCAACAGAAGATCAGGGGGGAAGGAAAAAAGTATGACAGCTACTCTAGGACTCGTAGTCCATGCAGCAGCTGATGGAGTTGCTCTCGGAGCTGCTGCAACGACATCCCAAGCTGATGTTGAAGTCATTGTCTTTCTAGCTATCATGTTGCACAAA GCACCAGCAGCTTTCGGATTAGTATCTTTTTTACTTCACGAGGGAgtggataaaaaaagaattagTCGACATTTATTAGTCTTTTCATTGTCTGCACCTTGTCTCGCGCTTATCACGTATTTTGGCATTGGAAAg GAAGGAAAAGAAACACTCAGTAATGTCAACGCAACAGGTCTCGCTATGCTATTCAGCGCTGGGACATTTCTCTACGTCGCGACAGTTCACGTTCTCCCAGAGCTAATGACAAGGAATAACAACGCTTACTCCCATCTGCCCACAGCAGAGGGTGTGCCCGTTCCATCGTCAGGACTAAAATTCAAGGAGATCGTTGCTCTCGTAGTCGGCTCACTCCTCCCTGCCCTACTCACAACGGGTCATCATCATTGA